The following proteins come from a genomic window of Nitrososphaerota archaeon:
- a CDS encoding Lrp/AsnC family transcriptional regulator — translation MSRKVTLDEKDIKILNILQFNCRLSAKEIAQEIGSPTTTVYAKIKRMEKLGIIKGYNALINPKAIGKGATAFILASFAYSNPSLETLLSQREVAKEISSFPEVQEVHIISGDWDLLIKVRAEDVETIGKFVIDKLRTVKGIEKTLTCMVFDSTKETPNVDIPNAKELIVRQGKSRK, via the coding sequence ATGAGTAGAAAAGTAACTCTTGATGAAAAAGATATAAAAATACTAAATATACTACAATTTAATTGTAGGCTATCTGCTAAAGAAATTGCTCAAGAAATAGGAAGTCCAACAACTACTGTATATGCTAAAATAAAAAGAATGGAAAAATTAGGCATAATAAAGGGCTATAATGCATTAATAAATCCTAAAGCAATAGGTAAAGGTGCAACTGCTTTCATTTTAGCTTCTTTTGCTTATTCAAACCCTAGCCTTGAAACTCTTCTTTCTCAAAGAGAAGTTGCTAAAGAAATCTCTTCTTTCCCAGAAGTACAAGAAGTACATATTATAAGCGGAGATTGGGATTTATTGATTAAAGTTAGAGCAGAAGATGTTGAGACAATAGGTAAATTTGTTATAGATAAACTTAGAACAGTAAAAGGAATAGAAAAAACATTAACATGCATGGTTTTCGATTCAACTAAAGAAACTCCTAATGTCGATATTCCAAATGCAAAAGAATTAATAGTACGTCAAGGAAAGTCTAGAAAATAG
- a CDS encoding NTP transferase domain-containing protein produces the protein MEKFAAIILINKEGKPYGAEKSLIKINEKSAIEYVLEAIPDYVTEIVISLKDEKYLEDISNISEKYFAEVIIDDSSIDSPLISIINCFKKISSISSIVLKCNLPLLTMDFLNFLLEASTKFNAVIPRWPNEKTEFLCASYRIKPFLEASEKSLAKEDYSMNNVVKNMRNVLYILTSALKNFDEELLLFKEASTINDAKKIENLIKKKYSFKLD, from the coding sequence ATGGAAAAATTTGCTGCAATAATTCTTATAAATAAAGAAGGAAAACCATATGGAGCAGAAAAATCTCTTATAAAAATAAATGAAAAATCTGCTATAGAATATGTATTAGAAGCTATTCCAGATTATGTTACTGAAATAGTTATTTCTCTTAAAGATGAAAAATATTTAGAAGATATTTCGAACATTTCTGAAAAATATTTTGCAGAAGTAATCATCGACGATTCTTCAATAGATTCTCCTTTAATAAGCATTATTAATTGTTTTAAGAAGATATCTTCTATTTCTTCTATTGTTTTAAAATGTAATTTGCCACTTTTAACAATGGATTTTCTAAATTTTTTATTAGAAGCTTCTACAAAATTTAATGCTGTAATTCCTCGATGGCCAAATGAAAAAACAGAATTTCTTTGCGCTTCTTATAGAATAAAGCCTTTTTTAGAAGCTTCTGAAAAAAGCTTAGCTAAGGAAGACTATTCAATGAATAATGTAGTAAAAAATATGAGAAATGTTCTTTATATATTAACTTCAGCTCTTAAAAATTTTGATGAAGAACTTTTATTATTTAAAGAAGCTTCTACGATTAATGATGCTAAGAAAATAGAAAATCTTATTAAAAAGAAATATTCATTTAAACTTGACTAA
- a CDS encoding nucleotide sugar dehydrogenase, with product MIFNLESKEIKEKITKGEIKIAIFGIGRVGLPLAIAFLNAGAKVIGVARTEESIKEILSFKKMQDEPGINEALKKHINSNSFEATTDAIKASMESIIKIVTVPVTYDKDKNSIDFSNLIDAHSKIGKGLKKGDIVITETSIPPGTTRKIIKPILEKESNLLAGKDFGLAYSPERIYEGRALKDIVENYPKIVGADDEKSLNVASAIYECIAKKGVIKMSSTISAEAEKLFEGIYRDVNIALANELAIFCNILKIDYLEVRNAANSQPFCHLHLPGVGVGGYCLPFYSYFISKIAEEEGFNTSLIKIARKINEEMPNYIIKLLISIANEKNIYLKNSKIAILGLSFRGNISDTRLSPSYELIDKLNKLNSKVYVFDPFISWEDEEVKKRGGIQCKNLKEALENAEILIVATEHDQFKKINIKEIYDFSNKKLKIIIDGRNILDKSTLPSKILYVPLGGEIIEK from the coding sequence ATGATTTTCAATTTAGAATCTAAAGAAATAAAAGAAAAAATCACTAAAGGAGAAATTAAAATAGCTATTTTTGGAATTGGAAGAGTTGGTTTACCTTTAGCTATTGCTTTTCTTAATGCAGGTGCAAAAGTTATTGGTGTAGCTAGAACAGAAGAATCTATTAAAGAAATTTTATCTTTTAAGAAAATGCAAGATGAGCCTGGTATAAATGAAGCTTTGAAAAAACATATTAACTCAAATTCTTTTGAAGCTACTACAGATGCTATAAAAGCATCTATGGAATCTATTATTAAAATTGTAACAGTTCCTGTAACTTATGATAAAGATAAAAATTCAATAGATTTCTCAAATTTAATAGATGCTCATTCTAAAATTGGAAAAGGTTTAAAGAAAGGAGATATTGTTATTACTGAAACAAGCATTCCTCCTGGAACTACAAGAAAAATTATTAAGCCAATTTTAGAAAAAGAAAGCAATTTATTAGCTGGAAAAGATTTTGGTTTAGCATATAGCCCAGAAAGAATATATGAAGGAAGAGCTCTTAAAGATATTGTTGAAAATTATCCTAAAATAGTTGGTGCTGATGATGAAAAAAGTCTTAATGTTGCTTCTGCGATATATGAATGTATTGCTAAAAAAGGTGTTATTAAAATGAGTTCAACAATTTCTGCTGAAGCTGAAAAATTATTTGAAGGAATTTATAGAGATGTAAATATTGCTTTAGCAAATGAATTAGCAATCTTTTGTAATATTCTTAAAATAGATTATTTAGAAGTACGTAATGCTGCAAATAGTCAACCATTTTGTCATTTACATCTTCCTGGTGTTGGAGTAGGAGGATATTGCTTACCATTTTATTCATATTTTATATCAAAAATTGCTGAAGAAGAAGGGTTTAATACATCTCTTATAAAAATTGCTAGAAAAATAAATGAAGAAATGCCAAATTATATTATTAAACTTTTAATTTCTATTGCAAATGAGAAAAATATTTATTTGAAAAATTCTAAAATTGCAATTTTAGGATTAAGCTTTAGAGGGAATATTTCCGACACAAGGCTTTCTCCATCTTATGAATTAATTGATAAACTTAATAAATTAAATTCTAAAGTTTATGTTTTCGACCCATTCATTTCATGGGAAGATGAAGAAGTTAAAAAAAGAGGTGGAATACAATGCAAAAACCTTAAAGAAGCATTAGAAAATGCTGAAATATTAATTGTAGCTACAGAGCATGATCAATTTAAAAAAATTAATATAAAAGAAATTTATGATTTTTCAAATAAAAAATTAAAAATTATTATTGATGGTAGAAATATTCTTGATAAATCAACTTTACCATCAAAAATTTTATATGTACCTTTAGGTGGAGAAATTATTGAAAAATAG